The Nitrospira sp. KM1 genome includes a window with the following:
- a CDS encoding type II secretion system protein N yields MLGVSPNMWRRSVISGQNRRRALLAVFVVCGTFLIAHVINGVVGDTLMASVNNMTADPYVAGIQLDRRTQQAVAQERVQVILSSGLFPLPTPEQIAAARGGIPATAPVTPMNVATKISLLGIVGGTGEDARAVLEQIGNKQQGLYRLTDHVPDIGQLAAIEKDRVLFRAGEQQEWLDLAIIQQRGLVGSPLQPLLTSVDGAPARTKNKHATRRTISRSQLIEVTGDPQAYLMEARFQPHFASGKLDGFQVDGIRQVGLLDQAGLQNQDVLAAVNNVEIRDPGKLWEIFKQLQHERTVRLHVVRHNQPLTLMVDIRG; encoded by the coding sequence ATGCTGGGTGTGAGTCCGAACATGTGGCGGCGATCGGTGATATCGGGTCAGAACAGACGGCGCGCGCTGCTGGCAGTATTTGTCGTCTGCGGCACATTTCTCATCGCACACGTCATCAACGGAGTCGTGGGCGACACACTCATGGCGTCGGTCAATAATATGACCGCGGACCCCTATGTGGCGGGCATCCAGCTCGACCGTCGGACCCAGCAGGCTGTGGCGCAAGAACGCGTGCAGGTCATCTTATCGAGCGGATTGTTTCCGCTGCCGACGCCTGAGCAGATTGCCGCCGCCCGAGGAGGAATTCCTGCCACGGCGCCGGTGACGCCGATGAATGTTGCGACGAAGATCAGCCTGCTTGGGATCGTCGGAGGCACCGGAGAAGACGCCCGCGCCGTTCTCGAACAGATCGGCAACAAACAGCAGGGGTTATATCGTCTCACCGATCATGTCCCGGATATTGGTCAGCTCGCTGCCATCGAAAAGGACCGTGTCTTGTTTCGAGCGGGAGAGCAGCAGGAATGGTTGGACCTCGCCATCATTCAGCAACGGGGACTTGTCGGTTCGCCTCTGCAACCGCTTTTGACATCTGTGGACGGGGCCCCCGCACGCACCAAAAACAAGCATGCAACTCGCCGGACTATCTCGCGCAGCCAATTGATCGAAGTCACCGGAGATCCTCAGGCGTACCTGATGGAGGCCAGATTCCAGCCTCATTTTGCGTCTGGGAAGTTGGACGGATTTCAGGTTGACGGAATTAGACAGGTCGGTCTATTGGACCAGGCTGGATTGCAGAATCAGGACGTATTGGCTGCCGTTAATAACGTCGAAATTCGTGATCCGGGGAAGTTGTGGGAAATTTTCAAGCAGCTGCAGCATGAGCGGACGGTTCGGCTTCATGTCGTCCGTCACAATCAACCCCTGACGTTAATGGTAGACATCAGGGGCTGA
- a CDS encoding molybdopterin-binding oxidoreductase, which translates to MLSRTWFGSTSVRSALAGLACTALLGGVAHALPVTDSFFLNGLVQNSGSTVNLADLQSFTPVTQTVTYQAGSSTVNQDFTGALLYSFLNDPNSSNPNGGGGLLPLTPPPGTPMQQQQNRMYVVTTGSDGYRAVTSIGEIRPTFGNTPSLIAYQQANPPGSTPTGLGNDGFARTTAPLDIRGGRYVSNIFRMDVFDSLSQSQINAIPGGGLSQSFALAGQIVNPRSFNLADLQALPQTTITTNGGRTFTGVSLWSLLTGAAAGGGIITDPNVKNDILGKFIVATGSDGFKQIYSLGELDPSFGAKSILVALSETTGGGSGLGTAGFARMVVPTDGAAGRWVSNLIGLEVLDAPLTPVPVPAAAILFASGLGGLALRRFRRHGSRSIVNC; encoded by the coding sequence ATGTTGTCTCGTACCTGGTTCGGTTCCACGTCCGTCCGCTCCGCTCTTGCGGGGCTTGCCTGCACGGCCCTGCTCGGCGGTGTGGCGCATGCCTTGCCGGTTACCGACTCGTTCTTCCTGAACGGGCTCGTGCAGAACAGCGGCAGCACTGTCAATCTGGCCGATTTACAGAGCTTCACGCCTGTGACTCAAACCGTCACCTATCAGGCCGGCTCATCAACGGTAAATCAGGATTTCACAGGGGCGCTCCTTTACAGCTTCCTGAACGATCCCAACAGCTCCAATCCTAACGGCGGTGGAGGGCTCCTTCCGTTGACGCCGCCGCCGGGGACGCCGATGCAGCAACAGCAAAACCGCATGTATGTCGTGACGACAGGGAGCGATGGGTATCGAGCGGTCACATCCATTGGAGAAATTCGCCCGACTTTCGGCAATACCCCATCCTTGATCGCGTACCAGCAGGCGAATCCTCCAGGTTCCACGCCGACCGGTCTGGGGAATGACGGATTTGCCCGGACGACGGCGCCGCTCGATATCCGTGGCGGCCGCTATGTGTCGAACATCTTCAGAATGGACGTGTTCGATTCGCTTTCACAGTCTCAAATCAATGCGATTCCTGGTGGTGGTCTCTCACAGAGCTTCGCCTTGGCGGGTCAAATCGTGAACCCTCGCTCGTTCAATCTTGCCGATTTACAAGCCCTGCCGCAGACCACGATCACGACCAACGGTGGCAGAACATTTACAGGGGTATCACTCTGGAGCCTCTTGACCGGCGCAGCAGCCGGAGGCGGCATCATTACCGACCCGAACGTGAAGAACGACATTCTGGGGAAGTTCATAGTCGCGACCGGCAGCGACGGATTCAAGCAGATCTATTCGCTTGGTGAATTGGACCCAAGTTTCGGCGCCAAGAGCATTCTTGTCGCCCTCAGCGAGACCACTGGCGGCGGTAGTGGTTTGGGAACCGCCGGTTTTGCTCGGATGGTCGTCCCGACAGATGGTGCAGCGGGCCGGTGGGTGTCCAATCTCATCGGTCTGGAAGTTCTCGATGCGCCGCTGACGCCGGTTCCCGTCCCCGCAGCGGCGATTCTGTTCGCTTCGGGACTTGGCGGGCTGGCGCTCCGGCGATTCCGCCGGCACGGATCACGCTCTATCGTGAATTGTTAG
- the modA gene encoding molybdate ABC transporter substrate-binding protein, producing the protein MRKHLLIVCLSAVVTVFLAAHGASAGQVQVAVAANFVPAFKDIAAEFEKASGHSVQTTSGSSGKFYAQIKNGAPFEVFFSADDERPKLLEDEGLGVKGTRFTYAIGRLVLWSQDASLVTGEETLKAGKFKHLAIANPKTAPYGTAAMQALTKLGLWDGLQSKLVMGENLGQTSGFLESGNAELGFLALSQVMDDKLKGKGSRWDVPAHLHEPIKQDAVLLTTGEKNPAAKALLEFIQNEKGRAIIERFGYALK; encoded by the coding sequence ATGAGGAAACATCTTTTAATTGTCTGCCTGAGTGCCGTGGTCACCGTATTCCTCGCCGCTCACGGAGCTTCCGCCGGCCAGGTGCAGGTGGCGGTCGCAGCCAATTTCGTGCCGGCGTTTAAGGACATCGCGGCGGAGTTTGAAAAAGCGTCCGGTCATTCGGTCCAGACCACTTCTGGATCGAGTGGAAAGTTTTATGCTCAGATCAAGAACGGCGCGCCGTTTGAAGTATTCTTTTCTGCCGATGATGAGCGGCCGAAGCTGCTCGAAGACGAAGGACTTGGCGTGAAGGGGACACGTTTCACCTATGCGATCGGGCGATTGGTCCTCTGGAGTCAAGACGCCTCGCTCGTGACCGGAGAAGAGACATTGAAGGCCGGAAAATTCAAACACTTGGCGATCGCCAATCCCAAGACCGCTCCCTATGGCACCGCTGCGATGCAAGCGCTTACAAAGTTGGGGCTGTGGGATGGACTTCAATCCAAACTTGTCATGGGTGAAAACCTTGGACAGACGAGCGGATTTCTCGAGTCCGGCAATGCCGAACTCGGCTTCCTCGCGCTCTCGCAAGTGATGGACGATAAGCTCAAGGGAAAGGGAAGCCGGTGGGATGTCCCCGCACACCTTCACGAACCCATTAAGCAGGATGCCGTTCTATTGACGACCGGTGAGAAGAATCCGGCTGCAAAAGCGCTGTTGGAGTTCATCCAAAATGAAAAGGGCCGGGCCATTATCGAGCGGTTTGGGTATGCACTGAAGTAG
- the modB gene encoding molybdate ABC transporter permease subunit produces MLNDLDLSALWVTLRLAGMTVLVLLIVGTPIAWWLAHTRSRWRTVVEAVVALPIVLPPTVLGFYILVALGPYGPIGRLTGVTFAFTFWGLVVASAFYSMPFVVQPLHAAFEAIGRAPLEAAWSLRASPFDAFVTVASPMALRGYISGIVLGFAHTMGEFGVVLMVGGSIPGKTRVLSTTVFDHVEVMEYQQAHVLSAAMLIFSFLVLLGVYIVNRKFPIHVS; encoded by the coding sequence ATGCTCAACGATCTCGACCTCAGTGCGCTTTGGGTGACGTTACGCCTTGCAGGCATGACGGTTCTCGTCCTGCTGATCGTGGGCACCCCTATCGCCTGGTGGTTGGCGCACACGCGATCGCGGTGGCGCACGGTCGTCGAAGCCGTCGTCGCGCTCCCGATCGTGTTGCCGCCGACTGTGCTGGGATTTTATATCCTCGTGGCACTTGGACCCTATGGGCCGATCGGACGGTTGACCGGAGTGACATTCGCATTCACGTTTTGGGGATTGGTCGTCGCCTCCGCATTCTACTCGATGCCGTTTGTCGTTCAACCGCTTCACGCGGCCTTCGAAGCAATCGGGAGGGCTCCGTTGGAGGCAGCATGGTCGTTGCGTGCTTCTCCGTTCGACGCATTTGTCACCGTCGCGTCTCCGATGGCACTTCGGGGATATATATCCGGGATCGTCTTGGGATTTGCACACACCATGGGGGAATTCGGAGTCGTGCTCATGGTCGGCGGATCCATTCCCGGGAAAACACGGGTCCTGTCCACGACAGTCTTCGATCATGTTGAGGTCATGGAATATCAACAGGCCCACGTGCTGTCCGCAGCTATGCTGATCTTCTCGTTTCTCGTCCTGTTAGGTGTCTATATCGTGAACAGAAAATTTCCCATTCATGTGTCATGA
- the modC gene encoding molybdenum ABC transporter ATP-binding protein, producing MNRLTARFDLSYPAFQLHAQVDVPAVGVLALFGPSGSGKTTLVRCLAGLERAPNGFMKLGDDVWQDESRCLYRPLHQRRIGYVFQDARLFPHLSVRGNLAYGMKRTPSQERKVSWEQVIDILGIEYLLERRPHKLSGGEQQRIAIGRALLTSPRLLLLDEPLSSLDAERKREVLPFIQRLYKELKIPIIYVSHSINEILQLAQQVALLQNGSIAAIGPINEVFSRLDLHESIERRHIGAVIDVEVAEHEPSFGLTRVAFKHHSLYIPLQTRGTGDPLRIHILSSDVTLVRCMASLATSALNMLDAVVVETKEADQTTVDVLLDVGCPLVATVTKKSLLNLDIQPGQRLCAHIKSVALIEDLTD from the coding sequence ATGAACCGCTTGACCGCGCGGTTTGACCTATCCTATCCGGCTTTTCAGCTGCATGCTCAAGTGGACGTGCCGGCGGTCGGCGTATTGGCACTGTTTGGTCCCTCGGGATCCGGCAAGACCACGCTCGTACGCTGTCTCGCTGGGTTGGAGCGGGCGCCGAACGGATTCATGAAGCTTGGCGATGATGTCTGGCAGGATGAGTCACGTTGCCTCTATAGACCTCTGCATCAGCGCCGGATTGGTTACGTGTTTCAAGATGCACGATTGTTCCCTCACCTGAGCGTCCGAGGCAACCTCGCATATGGCATGAAGAGAACTCCTTCTCAAGAGCGCAAAGTCTCTTGGGAACAAGTGATCGATATCTTGGGGATCGAGTATCTGTTGGAGCGGCGTCCACATAAACTGTCCGGGGGTGAACAACAGCGGATTGCGATCGGGCGGGCATTGCTCACCAGCCCTCGATTGCTCTTGCTGGACGAACCGCTGTCGTCTTTGGATGCAGAACGAAAACGAGAAGTCCTGCCGTTCATTCAGCGGCTCTACAAGGAGCTGAAGATTCCCATCATCTATGTCAGCCATTCGATCAATGAAATCCTGCAACTGGCACAACAGGTCGCGCTTCTTCAAAATGGATCAATTGCAGCGATCGGTCCGATCAACGAGGTATTTTCTCGGCTCGATCTGCATGAGAGTATAGAGCGAAGGCACATTGGCGCGGTCATCGATGTTGAAGTGGCTGAACATGAACCGTCATTCGGGCTCACGCGCGTCGCCTTCAAGCACCACTCGCTCTATATTCCTCTTCAAACACGAGGAACCGGAGACCCATTGCGCATCCACATCCTTTCAAGCGACGTGACCCTCGTCCGCTGCATGGCGTCGCTTGCGACGAGCGCCCTCAATATGTTGGATGCGGTGGTCGTGGAGACGAAAGAAGCGGATCAGACGACGGTCGATGTGCTCCTTGACGTCGGGTGCCCTTTGGTGGCCACAGTCACAAAGAAATCACTCCTCAATCTTGACATACAGCCGGGACAACGTCTCTGCGCGCATATCAAATCGGTCGCTCTTATCGAGGACCTGACAGATTGA
- a CDS encoding TOBE domain-containing protein: MPKAYKRHTDVLTAKEAAKYVRLTLATFYRYIWEGKIEAPKIGGRYRFKKALLDRWLGKKRSGTEDMSGRNKLVGKITGIKRDTIMAQVDLDIGSHKITAVITRDALDELGLGIGDTAMALVKATEVMVVKD; this comes from the coding sequence ATGCCAAAAGCTTACAAGCGCCACACGGATGTCCTGACGGCCAAAGAGGCAGCCAAATACGTTCGCCTCACCCTCGCCACGTTTTACCGGTATATTTGGGAAGGGAAGATCGAAGCGCCGAAAATCGGCGGGCGGTATAGGTTCAAGAAAGCTCTCCTGGACCGATGGCTTGGGAAAAAGAGATCCGGCACGGAAGACATGAGCGGGAGGAACAAGCTGGTGGGGAAGATTACGGGTATCAAACGGGATACCATTATGGCTCAAGTCGATTTAGACATCGGGTCCCATAAGATCACAGCCGTCATCACGCGCGATGCACTCGATGAACTTGGCCTTGGCATCGGGGATACTGCGATGGCGCTCGTGAAGGCCACGGAGGTCATGGTCGTCAAGGATTAG
- a CDS encoding response regulator transcription factor: MISYRTTVLLGQGDQGILRQLSSCLDREGFRILTAGNGHDALHTALARHPDLIILDVLLSKFDGLDVCRQLRSSNHMRTVPIIMLTTPAREWEVVKALEIGADDYVRKPVNAKILMARINSLFGRIGRTGTRGGESRYNYGSISVNLLRHEVMMDGREVVLTAKEFGLLEHLIRNPGKVLTRDFLLNAIWGYNYYGTTRTVDVHIRRIKQKLPCLSTAIRSIKCFGYELRAQFEVDGTTLPVPDGPTR; this comes from the coding sequence ATGATTTCCTACAGAACAACCGTGCTGCTCGGTCAAGGAGACCAGGGCATTCTTCGTCAGCTGAGTTCCTGTCTTGATCGTGAGGGCTTTAGAATTCTGACGGCCGGGAACGGGCATGACGCGCTCCACACCGCGTTGGCAAGACATCCGGACTTGATTATTCTCGATGTCCTGCTCTCGAAGTTTGACGGCCTGGATGTATGCCGGCAACTCCGCTCGTCCAATCACATGCGCACCGTTCCCATTATCATGCTGACGACACCGGCGCGCGAATGGGAAGTCGTCAAGGCGCTGGAAATTGGGGCGGACGATTATGTGCGAAAGCCGGTTAACGCGAAAATCCTCATGGCGCGAATCAACTCGCTGTTCGGGCGCATCGGCCGTACCGGCACGCGGGGAGGGGAGAGCCGCTACAATTACGGCTCGATCAGCGTCAATCTTTTGCGGCACGAAGTGATGATGGATGGCCGGGAAGTCGTGTTGACCGCGAAGGAATTCGGTTTGTTGGAACATTTAATCCGAAATCCGGGAAAGGTCCTCACGAGAGATTTCTTGCTGAACGCGATTTGGGGATACAATTACTACGGCACGACGAGGACGGTCGATGTACACATCCGGCGAATCAAACAGAAGCTCCCCTGTTTGAGCACGGCCATCCGGTCGATCAAATGCTTCGGATATGAATTGAGAGCTCAGTTCGAAGTCGATGGGACGACTTTGCCGGTGCCGGATGGTCCGACGCGATGA
- a CDS encoding PilZ domain-containing protein, with translation MAKRIRPRVFVHRQVEYRYARGEGKGVLTDLSLSGCRIKGPIHFVPGMRIRLKLWLPDAIDPIDVEQANVRWTGGEYFGVSFPLLAESMKMRLSKVVEVLREAQEEDVAVISVPAFESTAKRS, from the coding sequence ATGGCCAAGCGGATTCGTCCCAGAGTATTTGTGCATCGGCAAGTCGAATATCGATATGCCAGAGGAGAAGGAAAAGGTGTATTGACGGATCTGTCGTTGTCGGGTTGCAGGATCAAGGGGCCGATTCACTTTGTTCCGGGCATGCGCATCAGGCTCAAGCTTTGGCTTCCTGATGCAATCGATCCCATCGATGTCGAGCAAGCCAATGTACGATGGACAGGAGGAGAATACTTCGGAGTCAGTTTTCCCCTGCTGGCGGAAAGCATGAAGATGCGGCTGAGCAAGGTCGTCGAGGTTCTTCGTGAGGCTCAAGAGGAAGATGTAGCAGTCATTTCAGTGCCTGCCTTCGAATCGACGGCGAAACGGTCCTGA
- a CDS encoding response regulator codes for MTATTSPHPTILVVDDESTIVRLIQAMLEPAGFQVLTATGSAEALKICKTHPSPIDILLTDLILPAPTFSISSGNNEFPHVHGHELASRALQIRETLRIVLMSGNIDKDLAGYGIRRGTVPFVPKPFEQQELKDTLRHALQGPPTKEADLQKQAPERAKELDGWVD; via the coding sequence ATGACAGCGACAACTTCCCCACACCCCACGATTCTGGTCGTCGATGACGAGAGTACGATCGTGCGGTTGATCCAGGCCATGTTGGAACCTGCCGGCTTTCAGGTGTTGACCGCCACCGGAAGCGCCGAAGCCTTGAAGATTTGCAAGACACATCCGTCTCCGATCGATATTTTGCTCACGGATCTGATCCTCCCGGCGCCAACCTTCTCGATCTCATCCGGCAATAACGAATTCCCGCATGTGCACGGGCACGAATTGGCATCACGTGCGCTCCAGATACGTGAGACGCTTCGTATTGTGCTGATGTCGGGAAATATCGACAAGGACCTGGCAGGGTACGGCATTCGCCGGGGGACCGTGCCATTTGTGCCGAAACCATTCGAGCAGCAAGAACTGAAAGATACATTGCGTCATGCGCTGCAAGGTCCACCGACCAAGGAGGCCGATCTGCAAAAACAGGCCCCCGAGCGGGCTAAGGAGCTTGATGGTTGGGTAGACTGA
- a CDS encoding molybdopterin-binding protein, translated as MKLSARNQYQGNVTHIKEGAAMAEVTVKVGNLEFVAAITEGSVKSMGLKTGDSVTVAVKATEVMVGK; from the coding sequence ATGAAACTCAGCGCACGCAACCAGTATCAGGGCAATGTCACGCATATCAAGGAAGGTGCGGCTATGGCGGAGGTGACCGTCAAAGTCGGCAACTTGGAGTTTGTGGCGGCCATCACGGAAGGCTCCGTCAAGAGCATGGGTTTGAAGACCGGCGATTCAGTGACCGTCGCTGTCAAAGCGACCGAGGTGATGGTCGGTAAGTAA